From Thalassococcus sp. S3, one genomic window encodes:
- a CDS encoding DUF1365 domain-containing protein — protein sequence MTGTVDHIAGQTFHGRKGVVRNDFRYSIDYVLLDAEQPVDHPSLFSRNSRNLAALHDSDHGGAPGDGRGAAWVRDVIKAHQLPQPDRIKLLAQPRMWGHVFNPVSFWLCEDTEGGLTAVIAEVTNTFGERHSYLCHHSDNRPIGPEDRLTAQKIFYVSPFQPIEGGYTFRFDITADRIGIWIDYAQAKGGLIATLTGRRKPLTNGGILRAALRRPLGSRRVLVLIHWQALKLWWKNARYRTRPTPPTQEVSRG from the coding sequence ATGACTGGGACAGTTGATCATATCGCTGGTCAAACCTTTCACGGGCGAAAAGGGGTGGTGCGGAATGATTTTCGGTATTCCATAGACTACGTTCTTTTGGACGCCGAACAGCCCGTCGATCACCCCAGCCTTTTTTCACGCAACAGCCGCAATCTGGCGGCGTTGCATGACAGTGATCATGGTGGGGCGCCGGGGGATGGCCGCGGGGCGGCTTGGGTGCGCGACGTGATCAAGGCCCATCAGTTGCCACAACCAGATCGGATCAAACTGCTCGCGCAGCCGCGCATGTGGGGGCATGTCTTTAACCCGGTGAGCTTTTGGCTATGCGAGGATACCGAAGGCGGGCTGACGGCGGTGATCGCAGAGGTCACGAATACTTTTGGCGAGCGGCATTCCTATCTGTGTCACCATTCGGACAATCGGCCCATCGGGCCGGAAGACCGTTTGACGGCCCAAAAAATCTTTTACGTGTCGCCCTTTCAGCCAATCGAGGGTGGTTACACGTTTCGCTTTGATATCACGGCGGATCGGATCGGGATCTGGATCGACTATGCTCAGGCAAAGGGTGGCTTGATCGCGACGCTTACCGGCCGACGCAAGCCGTTGACCAACGGCGGTATCCTGCGGGCGGCTTTGCGTCGACCACTCGGTTCGCGGCGCGTGCTTGTGCTGATCCATTGGCAGGCTCTCAAATTGTGGTGGAAAAACGCGCGCTACCGGACACGTCCGACCCCGCCGACCCAAGAGGTTTCGCGCGGATGA
- a CDS encoding DUF3775 domain-containing protein translates to MMTLSTGTVAQVILMMRELDRAEPELRAFIERMGEDEQAELVALMWVGRGSFDKDEWADAVLVAQEEATTPCADYLIGTPHVSDHLENGMDAMGLSASDAEDKLM, encoded by the coding sequence ATGATGACCCTATCGACCGGCACGGTCGCGCAAGTGATCCTGATGATGCGTGAGCTTGATCGAGCCGAGCCGGAATTGCGCGCGTTCATCGAGCGGATGGGGGAAGACGAACAAGCGGAGCTTGTTGCGTTGATGTGGGTCGGGCGCGGCAGCTTTGACAAGGACGAATGGGCCGACGCGGTGCTCGTCGCGCAGGAAGAAGCCACGACACCATGTGCAGACTACCTCATTGGCACGCCGCATGTGTCTGATCATCTGGAAAACGGCATGGATGCAATGGGTTTGTCCGCGTCGGACGCTGAAGACAAGTTGATGTGA
- a CDS encoding sigma-70 family RNA polymerase sigma factor, giving the protein MTRIRDDQDQQAFAELFQHFAPRVKAFLMKSGADATLAEECAQEVMATLWHKAHMFDPARASVATWIFTIARNRKIDVLRKQRRPEPEELTWGPEAEPDQEDTLVLQQESELLRQALKGLPAAQRELIERAYFGDLSHSQIAAETGLPLGTIKSRIRLALERLRHAMK; this is encoded by the coding sequence ATGACGCGCATCCGGGACGATCAGGACCAGCAGGCCTTTGCCGAACTGTTCCAGCACTTCGCCCCAAGGGTCAAAGCGTTCCTGATGAAGTCAGGAGCTGATGCGACCCTAGCAGAGGAGTGCGCGCAGGAAGTCATGGCCACCCTGTGGCACAAGGCGCATATGTTTGACCCCGCGCGGGCTTCGGTGGCGACGTGGATCTTCACGATCGCGCGGAACCGAAAGATCGACGTGTTGCGCAAACAACGCAGGCCGGAGCCCGAAGAGCTGACATGGGGGCCAGAGGCCGAGCCGGACCAGGAAGATACGCTGGTCCTGCAACAGGAGAGTGAGTTACTCCGCCAAGCCCTTAAAGGGTTGCCGGCGGCACAAAGGGAACTGATCGAAAGGGCCTATTTTGGCGATCTGAGCCACAGCCAAATCGCGGCTGAGACCGGATTACCCCTGGGCACGATCAAAAGTAGGATTAGGTTGGCGCTCGAAAGATTGCGCCACGCGATGAAATGA
- a CDS encoding MFS transporter produces MTMAATQTQSARLPAYALFASLLAAAGLPLYIHAPKFYVDEYGVSLAALGAVLFGLRLLDVVQDPLLGRLSESVRAHRAAAVAIALAVIASAMVGLFAVVPPVAPLLWFGLMLTLVFSAFSFLTINFYAQGVNKAANLAGNGHLKLARWRETGSLLGVCVAAIAPVALGAVMDRPFAGYAVSFAVLALLAWQAMRLEWGGEMVAPSSGFGPVLRDSVARRLLMIALVNAAPVAVSSTLFLFFVESRLAAPGMEGPLLLLFFLSAALAAPVWGLLAERLGAKRVLIAGMVLSILAFGAAVLLQEGDVVAFAIICIASGAALGADMTLLPAIFAGRMAKISPTAAEGFGLWSFVSKFTLAFAAVTLLPALDAAGFQAGANNSEPALLLLSLLYAAVPCGLKTVAILLLATTDLKETE; encoded by the coding sequence ATGACGATGGCTGCCACCCAGACACAAAGCGCCCGATTGCCGGCTTATGCGCTCTTTGCGTCTCTGCTGGCGGCGGCAGGTCTGCCTTTGTATATCCACGCGCCGAAATTCTATGTGGATGAGTACGGTGTCAGCCTTGCGGCGCTGGGTGCGGTCTTGTTTGGCTTGCGCCTGCTCGATGTGGTGCAAGATCCCTTGCTCGGCCGGTTGTCTGAGAGTGTCAGAGCGCACAGGGCAGCGGCGGTGGCGATCGCATTGGCCGTGATCGCAAGTGCCATGGTGGGCCTGTTCGCGGTTGTTCCGCCGGTTGCGCCGCTCTTGTGGTTCGGGCTGATGCTGACGCTGGTCTTCTCTGCCTTCAGCTTTCTCACGATCAACTTCTACGCACAGGGGGTAAACAAGGCGGCGAACCTTGCAGGCAACGGCCATCTGAAGCTCGCGCGTTGGCGTGAGACGGGGTCGCTGCTTGGCGTATGCGTCGCAGCAATCGCACCCGTGGCACTGGGCGCTGTGATGGACCGACCCTTTGCAGGCTACGCCGTTAGCTTCGCGGTGCTGGCGTTGCTGGCCTGGCAGGCTATGCGGCTGGAATGGGGCGGGGAGATGGTGGCACCGTCTTCGGGGTTTGGCCCTGTGTTGCGTGACAGCGTTGCGCGGCGCCTCCTGATGATCGCGCTTGTTAACGCGGCCCCCGTCGCGGTGAGCTCGACGCTCTTTCTGTTTTTCGTGGAAAGTCGTTTGGCCGCACCCGGCATGGAAGGCCCGTTGCTTCTGCTCTTCTTTCTGTCGGCGGCCCTTGCGGCCCCGGTCTGGGGCCTGCTCGCCGAACGGCTTGGCGCAAAGCGGGTGCTGATCGCAGGGATGGTTTTATCAATTCTGGCCTTCGGGGCCGCTGTCCTGCTTCAGGAGGGGGATGTCGTGGCGTTCGCCATCATCTGCATCGCCTCCGGTGCGGCGCTGGGTGCCGATATGACCTTGTTGCCGGCGATCTTTGCAGGGCGCATGGCCAAGATCTCACCGACCGCTGCGGAAGGCTTCGGCCTTTGGTCTTTTGTTTCGAAATTCACGCTCGCCTTTGCGGCGGTCACACTACTTCCCGCCTTGGATGCCGCCGGGTTCCAAGCCGGAGCCAACAATTCCGAACCGGCCCTTTTACTGCTGAGCCTGCTCTACGCGGCGGTGCCCTGCGGTTTGAAAACGGTGGCGATCCTGTTGCTCGCCACGACTGATTTGAAGGAGACAGAGTGA
- a CDS encoding histidine phosphatase family protein yields the protein MSHITLVRHGQANTGARDETSYDRLSPLGHQQAGWLGDHLRDAGQHHTRIYCGTLTRHLETARSMGFANGISQDARLNELEYFTLSRLMEEQHGLPIPDEREGFVMHLPQVFAAWQEDRIRDVPESFAAFEDRVSTALEEIGQGHGPAMVVTSGGLIAIAMRQVMGLDIEATARMALAIMNTSVHRLFPIGETLTPVLFNAVPHLETPDRQFAQTHV from the coding sequence ATGTCCCACATCACCCTCGTCCGCCACGGTCAGGCCAATACCGGCGCCCGGGATGAAACGAGCTATGACAGGCTCAGCCCCCTTGGGCATCAACAGGCCGGATGGCTCGGCGATCACCTGCGTGATGCGGGCCAGCATCATACCCGCATCTACTGCGGAACACTGACCCGGCATCTCGAAACAGCACGCAGCATGGGCTTTGCCAATGGCATCTCTCAGGACGCGCGCCTGAACGAACTGGAATACTTCACCCTGTCACGGCTTATGGAAGAACAGCATGGCCTGCCGATCCCGGACGAACGGGAAGGCTTCGTTATGCATCTGCCACAAGTGTTCGCCGCCTGGCAGGAGGATCGCATCCGCGATGTTCCCGAAAGCTTCGCGGCGTTCGAAGACCGCGTGTCCACCGCGCTTGAGGAGATCGGTCAGGGCCATGGGCCGGCGATGGTCGTGACATCGGGTGGTCTGATCGCCATCGCCATGCGCCAGGTGATGGGCCTCGACATCGAGGCGACGGCGCGGATGGCTCTGGCGATCATGAACACCTCGGTTCACCGTCTCTTTCCCATAGGCGAAACGCTGACGCCGGTGCTGTTCAATGCGGTACCGCATCTTGAGACGCCTGACCGACAATTCGCGCAAACACATGTCTAG
- a CDS encoding nuclear transport factor 2 family protein has protein sequence MTSEAVVQGFWKAMGSNDFHAASLCLSEDYRCLWPQSGEIIEGRAAFAEINLRYPAAGPWYFEVLRCVVEGPQVVTDVAVTDGVLKARAITFHTVRNGLITEQVEYWPDPYDAPTWRGAWVRISQMQKMDL, from the coding sequence ATGACGTCTGAAGCAGTGGTCCAGGGGTTCTGGAAGGCCATGGGCAGCAATGATTTTCATGCTGCGAGCCTGTGTCTGTCTGAAGACTATCGCTGCCTCTGGCCTCAGAGCGGCGAGATCATCGAAGGGCGTGCTGCCTTTGCCGAGATCAATTTAAGATATCCGGCGGCAGGTCCTTGGTACTTTGAGGTGCTGCGCTGCGTGGTCGAGGGTCCACAGGTCGTCACGGACGTTGCGGTCACGGATGGTGTACTCAAGGCGCGGGCCATCACGTTTCACACCGTCCGCAATGGTTTGATCACGGAGCAGGTGGAGTATTGGCCTGACCCTTATGACGCACCGACCTGGCGCGGTGCCTGGGTGCGGATCTCTCAGATGCAGAAGATGGACCTGTGA
- a CDS encoding ChrR family anti-sigma-E factor, whose amino-acid sequence MTQQIKHHLTDEILMAYSAGTLPEAFNLMVASHISLCDTCRAQLEAFDALGGALLEEQREDVADLDATALEATMALIAGGAIETAPTFRRPEGILPGPLQDYVGGDLDAIEWRGAGMGVKQAILPTSSEASARLLYIPAGAAMPDHGHKGTEMTMVLKGAFIDEDDRFARGDVECADEHLQHTPVADIGEDCICLAVTDAPLKFNGLIPRIAQPFLRI is encoded by the coding sequence ATGACACAACAGATCAAACATCACCTGACGGACGAAATTCTGATGGCTTATTCGGCAGGGACGCTGCCGGAAGCGTTCAACTTGATGGTGGCGAGCCATATTTCGCTTTGCGACACATGCCGGGCGCAGCTGGAAGCCTTTGACGCCCTAGGGGGCGCGCTTCTTGAGGAACAACGAGAGGATGTCGCTGACCTGGACGCAACGGCACTGGAGGCCACAATGGCGCTGATTGCCGGGGGCGCTATTGAAACCGCGCCAACTTTCAGGCGTCCGGAAGGGATACTGCCAGGCCCGCTGCAAGATTATGTGGGCGGCGATCTGGATGCGATTGAATGGCGCGGCGCAGGTATGGGCGTGAAGCAGGCCATCCTGCCAACCAGCAGCGAAGCGTCCGCAAGGCTGCTTTACATTCCCGCAGGGGCTGCCATGCCGGATCATGGTCACAAGGGCACGGAGATGACCATGGTGCTGAAAGGCGCGTTCATTGACGAGGATGACCGATTTGCACGCGGCGACGTTGAATGCGCCGATGAGCATTTGCAGCACACGCCTGTGGCCGATATCGGAGAGGATTGTATCTGCCTTGCCGTGACAGACGCGCCGTTGAAGTTCAATGGACTGATACCAAGAATTGCTCAGCCCTTCCTGCGGATCTGA
- a CDS encoding glutathione S-transferase family protein has product MLTLHYAPGTIAAAVAITLNEVGADYDSLRINFSEKEQRSAAYLAINPKGRVPALGTPQGVLTETSAILDYVAATHPQAGIVPADPFRAAQMRSVMTYLASTMHVNHAHGMRGARWADEESSWSDMRAKVSQTMSESAQYIETYALQGRYVLGDTFSLADPYLFMVSTWLAGDGVDIGRYPRFAAFQKLMWQRPSVRVALSDGYL; this is encoded by the coding sequence ATGCTGACCCTCCACTACGCCCCGGGCACGATTGCGGCGGCCGTCGCAATCACCCTCAACGAGGTGGGGGCCGATTATGACAGCCTGCGCATCAACTTTTCCGAAAAGGAACAACGCAGCGCCGCCTATCTGGCGATCAACCCCAAGGGGCGGGTTCCAGCACTTGGAACGCCACAAGGTGTTCTGACCGAAACGTCCGCCATTCTCGACTATGTCGCCGCGACCCATCCGCAGGCCGGGATCGTGCCCGCCGATCCTTTTCGCGCCGCGCAAATGCGCAGCGTCATGACCTATCTGGCCAGCACGATGCACGTGAACCACGCCCACGGTATGCGGGGGGCCCGGTGGGCGGATGAGGAAAGCTCCTGGTCCGATATGCGTGCCAAGGTCAGCCAGACCATGTCCGAAAGCGCCCAATATATCGAAACCTATGCCCTTCAGGGTCGCTATGTGTTGGGGGACACGTTCAGCCTTGCCGATCCCTATCTCTTCATGGTCAGCACGTGGCTTGCAGGCGATGGCGTTGACATCGGCAGATATCCGCGGTTCGCGGCCTTCCAAAAGCTGATGTGGCAACGTCCATCGGTCCGCGTGGCACTCTCCGACGGATATCTTTGA
- a CDS encoding SDR family oxidoreductase has protein sequence MTFKGKTYWLVGASEGLGAALARKLSRAGAIVILSARNEDKLKELAADLPGEARVQTIDVADDESVKAAAEAVGEVDGVVYLAGVYWPFKSQDWDADQATAMADINFTGLVRVMGQVLPAMVARDSGHIVITGSLSGFRGLPGAIGYAASKAGTMALAESMYADLKDTGVKVQLANPGFIKTRLTDKNDFKMPFLMTPDEAAGHMFDHMKLGGFKKSFPTAFSLVFRGSQFLPDWLYFKLFA, from the coding sequence ATGACATTCAAGGGTAAGACTTACTGGCTTGTCGGGGCCAGCGAAGGTTTGGGCGCTGCTCTGGCCAGAAAGCTCAGTCGGGCGGGAGCGATCGTAATTCTGTCTGCCCGCAACGAGGATAAACTGAAAGAGCTGGCTGCCGACCTTCCGGGGGAGGCGCGTGTTCAAACGATCGACGTGGCCGACGACGAAAGCGTCAAGGCCGCGGCGGAGGCGGTCGGCGAAGTCGACGGCGTGGTCTACCTTGCGGGTGTCTACTGGCCGTTCAAGTCGCAGGACTGGGATGCGGATCAGGCAACCGCGATGGCGGATATCAACTTTACCGGTCTCGTCCGGGTGATGGGTCAAGTGCTGCCGGCGATGGTCGCGCGTGATAGCGGTCATATCGTGATCACGGGCTCGCTCTCGGGGTTTCGGGGACTGCCGGGCGCGATTGGCTATGCGGCCTCCAAGGCGGGAACGATGGCGCTGGCCGAAAGCATGTACGCGGACTTAAAGGATACCGGCGTCAAGGTTCAGCTGGCCAATCCCGGGTTTATCAAGACCCGATTGACCGACAAGAATGATTTCAAGATGCCCTTCCTCATGACACCGGACGAGGCGGCCGGTCACATGTTCGATCATATGAAGCTGGGTGGCTTCAAGAAAAGCTTTCCCACCGCGTTCTCTCTGGTGTTCCGCGGCAGCCAGTTTTTGCCGGACTGGCTCTATTTCAAACTCTTTGCGTAA
- a CDS encoding DUF3833 domain-containing protein — protein MDSVLLVVLGGAIILALGYVKRRLASFLAQKPQDYVEGQPQFDLRTHLNGPIVCEGIIYGPLGRVTSRFVADFDVEWSGNVGVMKERFLYDDGSTQDREWHLTLGNDGNIQARAEDVVGTGVGAQTGSAVQLQYRIRLPEQSGGHVLDTVDWMYLAPNGTIVNRSQFRKFGIQVAELVATMRPRNSVDQPLKEAA, from the coding sequence ATGGATTCAGTACTTCTGGTCGTACTGGGCGGTGCGATTATCCTGGCTCTTGGATACGTAAAACGCAGGCTTGCGTCGTTTCTGGCCCAAAAGCCCCAGGATTATGTCGAAGGTCAGCCGCAGTTCGATCTGCGCACCCATCTGAACGGACCCATCGTATGCGAGGGGATCATCTACGGGCCGTTGGGACGCGTGACCTCGCGTTTCGTTGCGGACTTCGATGTCGAATGGTCCGGCAATGTCGGGGTCATGAAAGAGCGTTTCCTGTATGATGATGGATCCACCCAGGATCGGGAATGGCATCTGACATTGGGGAACGATGGAAATATCCAGGCGCGCGCCGAAGACGTGGTTGGCACCGGGGTCGGTGCGCAGACCGGCTCTGCCGTGCAATTGCAGTACCGCATCCGGTTGCCCGAGCAGTCAGGCGGGCACGTTCTCGACACTGTGGACTGGATGTATCTTGCTCCGAACGGGACGATTGTGAACCGAAGCCAGTTTCGCAAGTTTGGTATTCAGGTGGCTGAACTTGTTGCGACGATGCGGCCCCGCAATTCGGTGGATCAACCCCTAAAGGAAGCGGCATAG
- a CDS encoding saccharopine dehydrogenase, whose translation MTHLWVRAEQRANEERVGLTPAGARALRAKGMSVTVEESPTRAIEIGGYRDAGCEIAPEGSWPAAPSDAIIFGLKELPEDGAPLAHRHIMFGHAFKGQPAGLRLLRRFKEGGGTLYDLEYLVEEDGRRVAAFGYWAGYAGAAVALKCWVAQQRGGLAGPVATYPSSTHLLAELQTDLITLGTARPTAIVIGALGRVGSGASDFCTAMGVPVTRWDMAETASGGPFPEILRHDLFLNCILARPGSPVFVPASAKTAPRKLSVIGDIACDPESDFSPIKVYDRTTDWTSPALRVHDRPPLDVTAIDNLPSLLPTESSEDYAEQLLPSLMTLDRMDEDVWARAAETFAIHSDRLR comes from the coding sequence ATGACGCATCTTTGGGTCCGTGCCGAGCAACGCGCAAACGAAGAGCGTGTGGGGCTCACCCCGGCGGGAGCCAGAGCCTTGCGCGCAAAGGGGATGTCCGTCACCGTCGAAGAAAGCCCCACCCGCGCCATCGAAATAGGCGGCTATCGCGACGCCGGCTGTGAAATCGCGCCGGAGGGCAGCTGGCCCGCCGCGCCATCCGATGCGATTATCTTCGGTCTGAAGGAGTTACCAGAGGATGGCGCGCCTCTCGCCCATCGTCACATCATGTTCGGGCATGCATTCAAAGGTCAGCCCGCGGGCCTGCGCCTTCTGCGTCGGTTCAAGGAGGGCGGCGGAACGCTTTACGACCTTGAATATCTTGTCGAAGAGGATGGGCGCCGTGTGGCCGCGTTTGGGTATTGGGCCGGATATGCCGGCGCCGCCGTCGCGCTCAAATGCTGGGTGGCACAACAAAGGGGCGGGTTGGCTGGCCCGGTCGCAACCTATCCAAGCTCCACGCACCTTCTGGCCGAGCTGCAAACCGACCTGATCACTCTGGGCACCGCACGCCCCACCGCCATCGTCATCGGTGCGCTGGGCCGTGTGGGATCCGGCGCATCGGATTTCTGTACCGCGATGGGCGTGCCGGTCACCCGCTGGGACATGGCCGAAACCGCATCGGGTGGCCCCTTCCCCGAGATCCTGCGCCATGACCTTTTTCTGAATTGCATCCTGGCCAGGCCGGGCAGTCCGGTCTTCGTGCCTGCCTCCGCAAAGACAGCGCCCCGCAAGCTGTCGGTGATCGGGGATATCGCGTGCGACCCGGAGAGCGATTTCTCTCCCATCAAGGTCTATGACCGCACCACGGACTGGACGTCACCGGCGCTTCGGGTGCATGACCGCCCACCCTTGGACGTGACCGCGATTGACAATCTGCCATCCCTGCTGCCCACCGAAAGCTCCGAGGATTATGCAGAGCAGTTGCTGCCATCCTTGATGACATTGGATCGCATGGACGAGGACGTCTGGGCGCGTGCGGCGGAAACGTTTGCAATCCACTCAGACCGGCTGCGCTAA
- a CDS encoding NAD(P)/FAD-dependent oxidoreductase, whose translation MPFELGATAPKKIAVIGAGISGMGAAYMLADTNQVTLFEAEPRLGGHARTVIAGKNGDQPVDTGFIVFNYANYPHLAALFEELDVPVVKSRMSWGTSIDGGKLEYAFNSLDALFAQRRNALNPSFLRMVRDIFRFNAKGLELARSNPDLTIGQFLTKLGTGEWFRDYYLLPFSGAIWSTPTDKIMDFPAYAMMRFFENHALLDTTGQHQWYTVQNGSREYVSRLEVAMVGRGVEMRLGAAVQAVRRTGAGAQVKLWGGDWETFDEIVLATHSDDSLRLLSDASPEEQRALGAIAYQPNEVVLHADAGLMPKSRKVWASWVYTEDENKRSDQIDLTYWMNSLQPIPSDDPHFVTLNSKRTIREELIYDQTTFRHPVYDLGALAAQDEVKTFNGSNHTWFCGAWMKNGFHEDGLASAVDVVDGIMRAGALDVVAAE comes from the coding sequence ATGCCCTTCGAACTTGGTGCAACAGCACCCAAAAAGATTGCCGTCATTGGCGCAGGAATATCAGGCATGGGGGCTGCATATATGCTGGCCGATACGAACCAGGTCACGTTGTTCGAGGCGGAGCCGCGCCTCGGCGGCCACGCACGGACAGTGATTGCAGGCAAGAATGGCGATCAACCCGTAGACACAGGTTTCATCGTGTTCAACTACGCGAACTACCCCCATCTCGCGGCGCTCTTCGAAGAGTTGGATGTTCCTGTCGTCAAGAGCCGGATGAGTTGGGGGACGTCGATTGACGGCGGAAAGCTGGAATATGCGTTCAACAGTCTTGATGCGCTGTTCGCTCAGCGGCGCAACGCTTTGAACCCGTCTTTTTTGCGCATGGTGCGGGATATTTTCCGGTTCAACGCCAAAGGGCTTGAGCTTGCCCGATCCAACCCTGATCTGACGATTGGTCAATTTCTGACCAAGCTGGGCACGGGTGAGTGGTTCAGGGATTATTATCTTCTGCCCTTCTCAGGCGCGATTTGGTCAACGCCGACCGATAAAATCATGGATTTCCCGGCCTATGCGATGATGCGGTTTTTCGAAAACCACGCGCTTCTCGATACGACCGGCCAGCATCAGTGGTATACCGTTCAGAACGGGTCGCGGGAATATGTCAGTCGGCTTGAGGTGGCGATGGTCGGGAGAGGCGTTGAGATGCGGCTTGGCGCAGCCGTGCAGGCCGTTCGTCGCACAGGAGCGGGGGCGCAAGTAAAACTCTGGGGTGGCGATTGGGAAACGTTCGACGAGATCGTGCTCGCGACCCATTCCGACGATAGTCTGCGCCTTTTGTCGGACGCATCGCCCGAGGAACAGCGCGCGCTTGGTGCAATCGCATACCAGCCCAACGAAGTTGTGTTGCACGCGGATGCTGGATTGATGCCGAAAAGCCGGAAGGTTTGGGCAAGCTGGGTTTATACCGAGGATGAGAACAAGCGCTCTGATCAGATCGATCTGACGTACTGGATGAACTCGCTCCAGCCGATCCCGTCAGATGATCCGCATTTCGTCACATTGAATTCCAAACGGACGATCCGGGAGGAGCTGATTTACGACCAGACCACGTTCCGGCACCCGGTCTATGATCTGGGTGCGTTGGCTGCCCAAGATGAGGTGAAGACGTTCAACGGCTCCAACCACACCTGGTTTTGCGGGGCCTGGATGAAAAACGGCTTTCACGAGGACGGCCTGGCAAGTGCTGTCGACGTTGTCGACGGCATCATGCGCGCAGGTGCATTGGACGTGGTGGCCGCCGAATGA
- a CDS encoding adenylate/guanylate cyclase domain-containing protein, translated as MVRMADGTKTLIRDAELRAEQLIGYLRLLISSSLGVVFAVVLTVEPVPLTEVLRWQLVYASGTMAAYFMLGLLSLFLLSKGWFRRWMIWPSAFGDCVFLLISSWLSVVNTGLPGSHVVVLPTIWLIPVVLACGALRFNPALQAAMASVIVGGMFYLLAAEATLGPAAVEANIRFFFAMPPNLMRVAMIALAGGVLVVASLRIRRLLLRSITEAEARANLTRYLPAQLAPRLAHVGLEELRRGARAEMAVLFVDMRGFTQISERMRPEQVSEFVTAYRTRITAVAQETGGIIDKFMGDAAMLVFEDADGRAARAALHCADLLAADIDTWSEQRQRAGDEPVQIGVGLHWGEVFVGVVGDDARLEYSVFGDTVNIAARLEALTKAHGVPMIASDVFLQRARVTTEDWQVLPDHSVRGRIGHLTLYARN; from the coding sequence ATGGTACGGATGGCCGACGGAACGAAAACGCTGATCCGGGATGCAGAGCTGAGGGCCGAGCAGTTAATCGGCTATCTGAGGCTTCTCATCTCTTCTAGCCTGGGCGTTGTTTTCGCCGTTGTTCTGACCGTCGAACCCGTTCCGCTGACCGAGGTGCTGCGCTGGCAATTGGTCTATGCAAGTGGAACGATGGCGGCCTATTTCATGCTCGGTCTGCTCTCGCTCTTCCTGTTGTCAAAGGGGTGGTTTCGACGCTGGATGATCTGGCCGTCAGCCTTCGGAGATTGCGTGTTTCTGTTGATCAGTTCCTGGCTCAGCGTGGTCAATACGGGCTTGCCGGGCAGCCATGTGGTGGTTTTACCCACGATCTGGCTGATCCCGGTGGTGCTCGCCTGCGGCGCTCTCCGCTTCAACCCCGCACTGCAGGCGGCGATGGCTTCGGTGATCGTGGGGGGTATGTTCTATCTGCTCGCGGCAGAGGCGACGCTGGGTCCCGCAGCGGTCGAAGCGAATATCAGGTTTTTCTTCGCAATGCCGCCCAATCTGATGCGCGTTGCCATGATCGCCTTGGCAGGTGGTGTTCTTGTGGTCGCCTCTCTGCGGATAAGGCGCCTCTTGCTGCGCTCGATCACCGAAGCGGAAGCGCGAGCCAATCTGACGCGATATCTGCCGGCGCAATTGGCTCCGCGGCTGGCGCATGTCGGACTGGAAGAGCTCAGGCGCGGGGCACGGGCGGAGATGGCTGTGCTTTTTGTCGATATGCGTGGCTTTACACAGATCAGTGAGAGGATGCGGCCTGAGCAAGTCTCGGAGTTTGTAACGGCGTACCGCACCCGCATAACGGCGGTCGCGCAGGAGACCGGAGGCATTATCGACAAATTCATGGGTGACGCGGCCATGCTTGTCTTTGAGGATGCGGACGGGCGCGCAGCACGGGCCGCTTTGCATTGCGCGGATCTGTTGGCAGCCGATATCGACACGTGGTCTGAGCAGCGACAGCGCGCAGGCGATGAGCCGGTGCAAATCGGTGTCGGGTTGCATTGGGGAGAGGTCTTTGTCGGTGTCGTCGGGGACGACGCGCGGCTGGAATACTCGGTCTTTGGGGATACCGTGAATATCGCGGCACGTCTTGAGGCGCTTACAAAAGCGCATGGGGTACCCATGATTGCGTCGGACGTATTCCTGCAGCGCGCAAGGGTGACAACGGAGGACTGGCAGGTTTTGCCGGACCATTCGGTTCGAGGACGCATAGGGCATCTGACCCTTTACGCTCGCAATTGA